The window TTGAGGGGCGCGCGACGAACGAGTCGGACGTCCCGCTGCACGCCATGTGGGGGCAGCACCTCGTGTACGGCCGGCCGTTCCTGCGGCCGGGCGCGCGCATCCGGCTGCCGGAGGGCCTCACCGTGGTCCCGCACGACGGCGCGATCGACCCGCCCGAGCGCAGGGTCCTGGCCGGCGGGCCGTGGCGGTGGCCGGTCGTGCCGGCCCACGGCGGCGGCGAGGTGGACCTGAGCGTGGTGCCCGAACCGGGCACGCCGAGTGACATCGTCTACCTGACGGGGTTCGCCGCCGACGGCTGGTACGAGGTCACCGGAGACGGCCCCGGCCTGCGGGTGGAGTGGGACGCGACGGTCATGCCCTGGCTGTGGATGTGGCAGGAGCTGGGCGCCTCGACCGGACACCCCTGGTGGGGGCGGGCCTACACCGTGGGGCTGGAGCCGTTCGCCGGGATGCCGACGAACGGGCTGGCCGAGGCGGTCGCCAACGGCACCGCGCTCACCCTGGGCCCGCGC is drawn from Nonomuraea muscovyensis and contains these coding sequences:
- a CDS encoding DUF4432 family protein; amino-acid sequence: MRRNWAARLRPVVLDGLRAVVLENERLRVTVVPGKGGDVVEFLDKRSDTDFAWLSPQGLRDPAEHLRGAGDDVALFTDDYEGGWQECFPNGGAPSEYRGARLAQHGEVAGLPWAAEVVADREEEVAVRLSVRTRRLPYLLEKTFRLRSGTAVLEVEGRATNESDVPLHAMWGQHLVYGRPFLRPGARIRLPEGLTVVPHDGAIDPPERRVLAGGPWRWPVVPAHGGGEVDLSVVPEPGTPSDIVYLTGFAADGWYEVTGDGPGLRVEWDATVMPWLWMWQELGASTGHPWWGRAYTVGLEPFAGMPTNGLAEAVANGTALTLGPRETRRMWLRAEVLA